Below is a genomic region from Pseudomonas extremaustralis.
CCAGCCAACGCCCTGGTCGGTGTAGCGGATGGTGCGAAGATCGCGATCGGTGACGTTATCGCGCGTATCCCGCAAGAGACTTCGAAGACCCGTGACATCACTGGTGGTCTGCCGCGTGTTGCCGACTTGTTCGAGGCTCGTCGTCCGAAAGAAGCGTCGATTCTGGCTGAAGTCAGCGGCACCATCGCGTTCGGTAAAGAGACCAAGGGCAAACGCCGTCTGGTCATTACTCCGAACGACGGTAGCGATCCGTATGAAGAGCTGATTCCGAAGTGGCGTCACCTGAACGTGTTCGAAGGCGAACAGGTAAACCGCGGCGAAGTTATCTCCGACGGTCCGAGCGATCCACATGACATCCTGCGTCTGCTGGGTGTGAGTGCGCTGGCCAAGTACATTGTTAACGAGATCCAGGACGTTTACCGTCTGCAAGGCGTGAAAATCAACGATAAGCACATCGAGACCATCCTGCGTCAGATGCTGCGTAAAGTTGAGATCGCTGAATCCGGCGATTCCAGTTTCATCAAGGGCGACCAGATGGAACTGACTCACGTGCTGGTAGAAAACGAACGTCTGGCAGCGGACGAGAAATTTGTTTCCAAGTTCACTCGTGTGCTGTTGGGTATCACCAAGGCGTCGTTGTCCACTGAGTCGTTCATCTCGGCGGCCTCCTTCCAGGAGACCACTCGCGTACTGACCGAAGCAGCGGTAACCGGCAAGCGCGATTATCTGCGCGGCCTGAAAGAAAACGTGGTTGTGGGTCGTCTGATCCCAGCCGGTACCGGTTTGGCTTACCACAGCGAGCGTAAGCGCCGCCGTGATGCTGACAAGCCGTTGCGCGTAAGCGCCAGTGAAGTGGAAGCTGCACTGACCGAAGCGCTGAACTCAAGCGGTAACTGAGTTCTGCGATAAATAAGTCCGGGCCCTGGCAGCCCCCATTCGTCGGATCGAGGCAGTTTTGCCCCGGTTCGTTGAGAGGGGAGGTCGGGGCCTTGCCTTGACTGGGGGCAAGATCCTCTTTAGACTCTTGTACCCCTAAATTTGGCGGGAATTCGTTCCTGCCATTTTGCTTTTCTTGCAAGACAATAGCGTCGCAAGACAACAGTGGAGCTAGTAGATGGCAACTATCAACCAGCTGGTACGTCAGCCGCGTAAGCGTATCGTCGAGAAATCCGACGTACCTGCGCTGCAGAACTGCCCGCAACGTCGTGGCGTATGCACTCGCGTGTATACCACTACGCCGAAAAAACCTAACTCGGCACTGCGTAAAGTATGCCGTGTGCGTCTGACCAACGGTTTCGAGGTTTCCTCGTACATCGGCGGTGAAGGCCACAACCTGCAAGAACACAGCGTGGTACTGATCCGCGGCGGTCGTGTAAAAGACTTGCCGGGTGTTCGTTACCACACCGTACGCGGCTCCTTGGATACTTCCGGCGTTAAAGGTCGTAACCAGGGTCGTTCGAAGTACGGTACCAAGAAGCCTAAGTAGTAGCGGCTTTTTGTAAAACTGAATCATCTTATTTTCTGAGTCGATAAGAGTAAGGTCGGAGGCGTCCCGAAAGGGCACCGATTCCGAGCGAACCTGAAGACCGTTTGAGGGCTTATCCATGCCAAGAAGACGCGTAGCAGCCAAGCGCGAAGTGCTTGACGATCCAAAATACGGAAGCCAAATCCTGGCCAAGTTCATGAACCACGTGATGGAAAGCGGTAAAAAAGCCGTTGCCGAGCGTATCGTTTATGGCGCGCTGGAAAAGGTTAAAGAACGCAAGAACAGCGACCCCCTGGAAATCTTCGAGAAAGCTCTCGACGCCATCGCTCCGCTGGTCGAAGTGAAGTCGCGCCGTGTAGGCGGTGCTACTTACCAGGTTCCGGTTGAAGTTCGTCCGTCCCGTCGTAACGCCCTGGCAATGCGCTGGTTGGTAGACTTCGCCCGTAAGCGTGGCGAGAAGTCTATGGCTCTGCGTTTGGCTGGCGAACTGTTGGACGCTGCTGAAGGTAAAGGCGCTGCTGTTAAGAAGCGTGAAGACGTGCACCGTATGGCTGAAGCTAACAAGGCTTTCTCGCACTACCGCTTCTAAATCCAGCGTCACTCAATTTGCGAGGGCTTTATGGCTCGTACTACACCGATTAATCGCTACCGTAACATTGGTATCGTTGCTCACGTGGATGCTGGTAAAACCACGACCACCGAGCGCGTCCTTTTTTACACCGGCAAAAGTCACAAGATGGGCGAGGTGCATGACGGCGCCGCGACCACAGACTGGATGGTTCAGGAGCAGGAGCGTGGTATTACCATTACTTCTGCTGCTATTACCGCCTTCTGGAAAGGTTCCGAGAAGCAGTACAAGGAC
It encodes:
- the rpsL gene encoding 30S ribosomal protein S12 translates to MATINQLVRQPRKRIVEKSDVPALQNCPQRRGVCTRVYTTTPKKPNSALRKVCRVRLTNGFEVSSYIGGEGHNLQEHSVVLIRGGRVKDLPGVRYHTVRGSLDTSGVKGRNQGRSKYGTKKPK
- the rpsG gene encoding 30S ribosomal protein S7 — its product is MPRRRVAAKREVLDDPKYGSQILAKFMNHVMESGKKAVAERIVYGALEKVKERKNSDPLEIFEKALDAIAPLVEVKSRRVGGATYQVPVEVRPSRRNALAMRWLVDFARKRGEKSMALRLAGELLDAAEGKGAAVKKREDVHRMAEANKAFSHYRF